DNA sequence from the Armigeres subalbatus isolate Guangzhou_Male chromosome 1, GZ_Asu_2, whole genome shotgun sequence genome:
CTCCTGCTCTATCCTTTGCCCCGGTATTTAGCAAACGATTGCAGACGAAATCGTAATCCTTCTGGCTCACAATGCTCAGAGAGTATGGGTGCACCAATACGTGGATCGTTCTTCCTCGCCACTTGCTGAGCAGCTTTTCAGTAATCTGATCACAAGTGAACGATTTCTTCTGATCTTTATCGTGGAAAACAATGAACCTGTTTTTATCCGAAAACGTTGGCTGGTTTGTCACCCACTCTGCGATCACATCTTCACCATTACAAGCAGGTTGATACGCTATTTCCTTTCGAACATGTTTGACGCACTTTCTCCATACTTTacggaaaaaatggtcaacaTCATTCGCGTCAATGGTACAGGACTCCACTGCCtctgttttctttttttgctTGAACAGTCGCTGATGAATCTCCAGACAACAAGAGAGCTGTGTTTTGGGATTCTTTGATGGAGACGCTTCGTCGTCGGTAAGTAGCTCTTCAATAATGTCGTCGTTGAAGTCGGCGTCGTCTAAATCATATGGCCAGTTCTTCATCGGTTTCAATCAATCTTTCTTCAAACGTTTCCTCGTCAAATCGTTTAAATCTTGGCCAGCTGGTTGGACACATAAAGCTAGTGATGCTGGGTTCAATTCGAACGATCCGTAATCCATTATCGCCTTTACGCGAGGAAAACAAAATATAATTTCAATAAGTTATTTCATTAAGATTAATATCCCAAAATATAAAAACAACTAACTTTTCACTATTGGCGTTCTGCGGTGACGAACAATTATTTCTATTGTTTTGACAGATGGCTCAAGAAAACGGGAAGGGTTGCTTGATCGTTTGATTTGCCTTAAAATAGAACGAGTTATTCAAAAGTGACTAGGGTGTAAGGAAATGTATATCATGAAATAGCGACAGTCTGTGGTGTGGACCAAATTATGTTGAGACAATGTTTATAACACCTTTTATGGACAAATGGATTTTAAGAGACTATGTTTTAAAAAACTTTAGAATGGTTCAGCTCAATTGATACATTATTAAATACCTTGGCAACCCTTCCGTGCCATTTTTCGCCAAGTTAAGCTACATTTAGAATAGAAACAAGCGCATGCTAAACTCCGctgcaaggcacaatacttGCACGTATTCCGGAAGACGAGAAAGAAACGCTGAAGCCGCTTGCAGATCGCCATGTCAACAATGTCATCAAGGTTCTCGGCCTACTGTGGGAGCCAATCACCGATGAACTTTTAATTGCCGAATGCGCACCAACTGGACGCGACGTACCAGCTACGAAGCGTATAATCTACTCGGAGGTAGCGAAACACTACGATCCGCTAGGATTATTCGCACCTTCTATCCTTTTAGCAAAGCTTCTGGTACAACGCTTATGGCAATGTAAACTGGATTGGAACGAACCCGTTGACGACCAAACACAAATGGAATGGAACAACCTCAAGACCGCGCTCCCTCAACTGATGCAGGTAAAAATCCCTCACCAAATAACGTTTCGTGGTGCTGTTTGTTACGAGCTGCACGGATTTGCAGATGCATCTAATGCGGCATACGGAGCCTGCGTTTACATCCAAAGCCTAATGGATGATGGAACCGTCAAATCCAGACTGCTAATCAGCAAATCGAAGGTGGCACCACTCCGAGCACTTACGATTCCACGCAAGGAATTGTGCGCATCGTTGTTACTCGTTCGTCTGATCTGCAAGGTGCTGCCAGCCCTCAGCATCAACATACGAAAGGTAGTGTTATATTCCGACAGCGAAATAGTTTTGGCGTGGCTGAAAAAGCATCCTTATCAGCTACAAACATTCGTGTAAGCGAGATTCAAGCCAACTCCGATGGACTTCTTTGGAATTATGTTCGTTCCCAACACAACCCAGCGGACATTGTATCTCGTGGGATGCTTCCATGCGAGCTTATGGTTAGCGAACTGTGCTGGACTGGTGGCAAGTATATCAGCTCACCGGTTACTAGTCTTGAGGTGGTGAATGATGTGCTCGACGAGGATCTACCGGAACTGAAGGCCAATGTATCAGCAATGCCGGCGCTCATCGAAGAGCAGCTGGAAATATTTGAAACCTGCAGTTCTTTCCGACGGCTTCAACGAACAATCGCATGGGGAATGCGATTCTCGGACAACGCGCGCAAGCCATAAAAGGAGCGCATCATCAGAAGACATCTAATTGTGCAAGAACTTCGACGGTCGACGATGGTCATCGTACGCGTGGTTCAGCACATCGAACTACGCGATGAAATCCAGCGAGTGAAAACTAAAACGCTTTGCAAACGCATCGGAAATCTCAATCCTATCTACACCGATGATGGTGTGCTAAGGGTCGGTGGACGACTCAAGCATTTCAACTTATCCGACGAATCAAAGCACCAGCTGATTCTTCCGAACGCAAGACCAGTCACACATCGCCTGATCCGAGAAATGCATCACGAACTTTTCCATATTGGACCGGCTGGGCTTCTTTCTGCAATCAGACAGCAGTTTTGGTTGCTATGCGCTCGATCAACCATTCGACAGGTGACTAGGTCATGCGTGAAATGCTTTCGATCGAATCCAACAGGCATTTCTCAGCTCATGGGCGATCTTCCAAAACAACGAGTGACACCATCCCCCGTCTTCAGCATTACTGGTGTGGACTATGCCGGACCGATGCTTGTGAAGCAAGGATCACATCGTCCAACGGTGGTCAAAGCTTACATCGCGGTTTTCGTTTATATGGCAACGAAAGCCGTACACTTGGAGTTGGTGTCCGATCTGACAACCGATGCATTTCTCGCCGCCTTGCAACGCTTCGTGAGCCGTAGAGGAGTTGTTTCGCAAATTCATTCTGATAATGCGACAAATTTTCATGGTGCTAAGAATGAGCTTCACCATGTATTCGAGATGTTCCGGAACCAGCCCGACGTAGACAAGATAGTAAGGTTTTGCCACTTGAAAGAAATTGAGTGGCATTTCATTCCGCCAGACTCTCCCGAGTTCGGTGGCCTGTGGGAGGCTGCCGTAAAGAGTACCAAGACACACTTGAAACGAGTGATAGGAAATAAAacgttaaatttcgaagaaatggTAACAATATTTTGCGAAATTGAGGCCGTTATAAgcctaaatcagtcattgaaaaaaatgacctTATTATATTCAAATGTGTGCTTTTCTAGAAGCGTTCAATTATGATTCACCTTATTTCCGGGCTCCGGCTAATACTTCTAATAAACGGgcattcctatgtacatgggacaattatgcgtgtAACGGcagtatttgtattttttttttaatttgttcaatgaAACTGTAGATTTTTATAAGTGCGGTTAAATTCATATTccaaaagaaggcatcatccacTTGTTTGATTTACTCTGTGCAAACGCGTGATTTGAAAAAAGGGGTGTGTCAAGCAAATGTGTGAGTCTAAAAAATGTATCACTCATTTGCCTTTTTCCGAGCAAATGcgcattttaaaagaagga
Encoded proteins:
- the LOC134206489 gene encoding uncharacterized protein LOC134206489; the protein is MVIVRVVQHIELRDEIQRVKTKTLCKRIGNLNPIYTDDGVLRVGGRLKHFNLSDESKHQLILPNARPVTHRLIREMHHELFHIGPAGLLSAIRQQFWLLCARSTIRQVTRSCVKCFRSNPTGISQLMGDLPKQRVTPSPVFSITGVDYAGPMLVKQGSHRPTVVKAYIAVFVYMATKAVHLELVSDLTTDAFLAALQRFVSRRGVVSQIHSDNATNFHGAKNELHHVFEMFRNQPDVDKIVRFCHLKEIEWHFIPPDSPEFGGLWEAAVKSTKTHLKRVIGNKTLNFEEMDKNRPPLHCKLGRITKVYPGPDSLKTKANLTLQPGAGCYVHG